GCAAGGACGGAGCAATGCGCATCGTCACGATTGATTCAACTCGAATGTCTGCAAACACGCCCTCGCATTCTCGCGACATATGAGTGAGGAGTTTTTCCGATGATGGATGCCAGATGCAGTTGCGGCGCTGTTGCGCTTTCCCTTCCGGGGCCATCCAGCCTGGTCGTTGCCTGTCACTGCGTCGACTGCCAGCGCCGAACCGGCGCGCCGTTCGGCGTAGGTGCCTTTTACTCCGCCGCGGTTGTCACGATCTCAGGAACCCCAAAAGAATATGTTCGCGCCGCCGCAAGCGGCGGCGAGGTCCGTTCCTATTTCTGTCGCGACTGCGGCTCAACGGTGTATTGGATGTCCGACAATCTGCCTGCGATGATCGGCGTTGCCGTCGGAGCGATGGCGGACCCAAGACATCCAGCGCCCTTCAGATCGGTCTTCGAGCAGTCGAAACATGGCTGGGTCGAAATCAGCGGTGCCGCCGTCGAGCACTTCCAGCAGAGCAGCGTGCCGAAGAATTCAACCTGATGCGCCAAGCGCTGGTGCCGGCTGAGGGGATCAGACTCTTTAGCCGACAAGAACAAAGCGACATTTTCAGCTTCGGAATTTGGTCGGAGCGGCCGGAATCTTGAAGGACCAAAGGGGGCTCCGATTGTCGCTACTCGACTAAGGGATAGGGCGGTTCGCCCTATCCGAAATTGCATGTCGGGGCTGCACAGGGGCTGCACATTTGCATGAATTAGACAATGGAGAAAATACAGCAACCTTTTCAGTAATGATTTGCCACACCCGTGGTGCTTCCGCCTTTCGCGGCGATTTCTAATTTCAGTGGATTCTTGTTCCGATTTCAGCTACAAGTGCATCTCTTACGTTCGCCCCCGTTCGCCGTTCTTGGCAGCGGGGGCGAACGCGTTTCTGGGGGAGCGATAGGGCATAACGCCCTATGAAAAGGGGATGGCTGACGCGCCGAAGAGCGCAGCTTAGCGGCACCAGCCACTCATTGCGAAGGAGACCCAATCCGCTCCGGCAAGCGCGGGATACGACAACTATTCTTCAACGACGCCAAGAAAGGCGGCGCATCCATAAAGATTTTGAAGGCAAACACATTGGCTGACTACGATTTCGAAGCTGAACAAAGACTCCCGGTACTGCCTGCGCATATACAGTCTCGATAATGGGCCAGACGAGGCTGTACAGGGCATTCTTGATCGAAAGGCCGAGACGCTGTTTCTCGAACTGCTCGCGCTCTATGCTGAACAGGGGCAGAATTTGTCGCGAACGCCGGGCACAACATACGCGCCAGCCATCATGGCAAAGCATCCAAAGGCGAAGGGGTACTCGAAGTCGGATTTCACCGACGCGATGCAGCGTCTGTTCGATAGAGGGCGTATCAAGGTTGTCACCGAAGGGTCGGCATCGCAGAGAAGCTCACGGATTGCGGCGGTCTAGGCTTCCACCGAAGCTTCCACCACTTTCCACCGGCTTTCACCTCATGTGCTGCTGCCCCCCTTATACCCCCCGGGGCGGTGGAAGCACCGCCGCCCGGTGGAAGCCGGGCGCTCGCTGCCACCGTCCTAAGACGTCCTAAGAAGAGAAGGGCGGTGGTCTAGGCCCTAGATCGCGCCGGCGAGGCCCGTGATGCGATTGAGGGTTGGCCAGTGTTCGGTAGTGGCACTGACCTAATAACGCGCCATGCCTTGCGACAGCGGCTGGCTAGCCGCCTCTAGTTGGTCGCGCAGCCTCCATACGTCCTGTTCGTGGATGGCTGTGTATCTAAGGCATCCAGCGCCTTACGGGCGTCAGTCGTTCAAGGGGTCGCGAGGTTAGCCGCAGCTTCGCGGGCGGCACTATATGTTAGGGCTGACTGATCCGCAGGGCTGGAAGGTTTGGAGCGAGCGTCCGTGCAAGCACCCTTCATGTTTCTGAGCATATTGGCTGACGAGCGCTGACCGCTTCCTAGTCGAGATTGCAGCCACACTGGCGGCCAGGTTCAAGGCAGGCGACCTGAATCATGGCCACGTATCAGTCTTGATTGGGGTGCTTGGCAAGCTCGGGTTTTCGCCGCGAGAACGCGGCGCGCTGAACCTGCCGACGAGGACGACCTAACAGCCCTCTACGTGAGCTTCTTCGAAGGCGGCTTCTCTCGCCGCGCCAATTTTTCAACCAGCAACACAAGCGCGCGGCGTGTACCGCTACTCTGAATTTCCTTGAAGGCATTAACGAGGCGGAGCGTCTCTCGCTCTTGAACATTCGTACGCAAGGCACACCGACTGACATAGTGAAACGATGCGAATAATGCAAATTCATGCACGGGTGCGCAACAACGTGTGCAAATTAACGTAACGAGACAAAGTAAACGCGGCCCGGTTATCGGCCGTTAAGAGCGCGGCCACGTATCAATCATGCTTGTTTTGCTGGGCAAGCTTGGCATTTCGCCAAGAGAACGCGGAGCGCCAAATCTTCCGACAAGAACGAAGTAAACGTTAGGCCGCCACGGAGGGATGAAGCGGGCCACACATCTCAGTGACGTCGGCTATGACTCCTTCAATGGGATACGGTTTCCCCCACCGTCGCACATCTCGAAAGCGGTCAGGAATCGTGTCGGCGCCATAGCCTGTCGTGAATATGAAGGGCTTTTTGATCCGCGTGAGTTCGTGCGCGTACGGATAGATTGAAGCGCCATGCAAATTGATATCGAGCACTGCGACGTCAAAGCTATCATGCGGGATAGACAACGCCTCTGCGACTTCGGAAATTGGCCCAATTACATGGGCGCCTAACGACCGAAGTGCCGCCGCAAGGTCGTCCCCAAGAAGATACTCATCCTCAACGATGAGGACGCGGCAGCCCTCAATTGAAGCTTGGCTGTCCATGTTTCACAGGTAGCGAAACCGACTCGTCAAGACGACAAACGTTGTCCTGCGCGGAAACGTTCCGACATATTGTTCCAACTTCCGCGTCTTCGCGGCAACAATCCCGACACCCGCGCGGCATTTTGCGGGCACCAGAGGGGCAGCAGTCGCCTGCCCTTTCTTATTGGAGTGACAATGACTGAGAACTTCTCCCGACGAACTGAACTTCGCGTGCAGTGGGACCGCATCAACGGCACGGGCCCGCCCACGAACCTGGGCCAATGGGC
The DNA window shown above is from Bradyrhizobium sp. CB1650 and carries:
- a CDS encoding GFA family protein translates to MMDARCSCGAVALSLPGPSSLVVACHCVDCQRRTGAPFGVGAFYSAAVVTISGTPKEYVRAAASGGEVRSYFCRDCGSTVYWMSDNLPAMIGVAVGAMADPRHPAPFRSVFEQSKHGWVEISGAAVEHFQQSSVPKNST